A genomic window from Elaeis guineensis isolate ETL-2024a chromosome 3, EG11, whole genome shotgun sequence includes:
- the LOC105040841 gene encoding cyclin-dependent kinase F-1, whose product MDPSAPSSRSWSIYGRLEITQRYEILERIGSGAYADVYRGRRRSDGIVVALKEIHDYQSSFREIEALQTLRDSPNVVDLLEYFWQEDEDAVLVLEFLPTDLASVIRDAKRGPGLAAGEVKQWMLQILRGVDACHRNSVVHRDLKPSNLLISAEGVLKLADFGQSRILQETRYISRDNRPHEPGSENEAWIPQQPAIVGEGNQPWPDVPENPTSLQPRPINEDEYLRELDGLKAKYAMEDTDKEMSLQDGDASCLATCSTGDVEDDPFKGSYTYEVEEVQEDDESGALTSCVGTRWFRAPELLYGSTTYGLEIDLWSLGCIFAELLSLAPLFPGTSDIDQLGKIISVLGDLTEETWPGCSKLPDYNKIFFNKIENPIGLEACLQNRSAAEVNIVRRLLCYNPASRASAMELLQDRYFAEEPLPVPISELKVPSTKDGHDESSPEEWADYRDLGSDSDLDEFGSVDVTTTEKGFSIRFA is encoded by the exons ATGGATCCGTCTGCCCCTTCGTCCCGGAGCTGGAGCATCTACGGCCGGTTGGAGATCACCCAGCGGTACGAGATCCTCGAACGCATCGGCTCCGGCGCGTACGCCGACGTCTACCGCGGCCGCCGACGGTCGGACGGCATCGTTGTGGCCCTTAAGGAGATCCACGACTACCAGAGTTCGTTCCGGGAGATCGAGGCCCTCCAGACCCTCCGTGACTCTCCCAACGTCGTCGACCTCCTCGAGTACTTCTGGCAGGAGGACGAGGACGCCGTGCTCGTCCTGGAGTTCCTCCCCACCGACCTCGCATCCGTCATCCGCGATGCCAAGAGGGGCCCCGGCCTCGCAGCCGGCGAGGTCAAGCAGTGGATGCTCCAGATCCTAAGGGGAGTCGACGCGTGCCACCGGAACTCGGTGGTCCACCGTGATCTCAAACCGTCCAATCTGCTCATCTCTGCCGAGGGGGTTCTCAAGCTGGCGGACTTCGGCCAG TCAAGGATACTTCAGGAAACAAGATATATCTCCAGAGACAACCGTCCACATGAACCAGGTTCTGAGAATGAGGCATGGATACCACAACAGCCTGCAATTGTGGGGGAGGGAAACCAGCCATGGCCGGATGTTCCTGAAAATCCAACTTCTCTACAGCCCAGACCTATCAATGAAGATGAGTATCTGCGGGAGTTGGATGGCCTCAAGGCAAAGTATGCAATGGAGGACACTGATAAGGAGATGAGCCTGCAAGATGGTGATGCATCTTGTCTTGCCACATGTAGTACAGGTGATGTGGAAGATGATCCCTTCAAAGGCTCCTACACCTATGAGGTAGAAGAGGTTCAAGAAGATGATGAGTCCGGTGCCCTCACCTCATGTGTTGGGACGCGGTGGTTCAGAGCCCCAGAACTACTCTATGGATCCACAACTTACGGGCTAGAGATTGACCTCTGGTCGCTAGGCTGCATTTTTGCCGAACTTCTTAGTTTAGCACCACTCTTTCCAGGGACGTCAGATATCGATCAGCTTGGTAAAATTATTAGTGTTTTGGGAGACTTGACTGAAGAAACTTGGCCAGGTTGCTCGAAGTTACCTGATTACAATAAGATCTTCTTTAATAAAATTGAAAACCCAATTGGTCTGGAAGCATGCCTGCAAAACCGATCAGCAGCTGAAGTTAATATTGTGAGGAGGCTTCTTTGCTATAATCCAGCCAGTAGAGCTTCTGCAATGGAGTTGCTCCAAGACAGATACTTTGCTGAAGAGCCCCTGCCTGTTCCTATAAGTGAGTTGAAAGTCCCTTCCACAAAAGATGGGCATGACGAGAGCTCTCCAGAAGAATGGGCTGATTACAGGGATTTGGGTTCAGACTCTGATCTTGATGAGTTCGGCAGCGTGGATGTGACAACCACTGAAAAAGGTTTCTCTATACGGTTCGCTTGA
- the LOC105040840 gene encoding uncharacterized protein isoform X2, with product MEISSVKESNCRGEPQSSLSQKEPRLIETAAADGVPGTETCDHFSIRGYVAEIRKKDPKICWPFPMFHGQTSDKHISLLPPLPMTKFRRWNCPNCWHKAVNCATTRANEAPPDIQNAEVKRGTVFLGNTCMTPANDKEMLPGFHQLLKEKIVDGLTEAGTSVDVPNHECWPSANCNKNAKNHLTVAATEGLQVAKASQGSYEGIQNPSSDMLAYVETKGEACHMGGRGERNMASMANALEALYCEDMVNAKSKETEIVNRSTDFRMVTSPACIDSMVHGEKDEQLIREMCKTKQQFSKAARETEAPLEKNIAMPQVDSQTAVAAHLSEMDSKGLDENDDETSDNNVTLPQDTVQSRNGAMQVGFSDGNLQHKKGRKMRLLDEIMRTEELDSSGKIDVSDGSEDANQIEDRVDRRPHTLSRKDPELGPEIHHTSPRKTNVKSFKGKRRYIDFENLDDGSSLMYWIKKARKEGKIKRRYKHIDAEAAASAENGLVNSLKVCTAKEHKQNAIGMQNAMQQGCLMPQQENMINKDIFIVDGKATKQVNDKKVHPKLKRTVKAGRNLLHHPDTCSNTSEKVTLRKKKKKEHYINNEEPGKMDLPKGRKEVIEERETTQTCEQEALDDIPMDIVELLAKNRRLMNAKAAMVNTHSILERTEIMEDNHVLDVNEGHGDKVPGALHENFSQQKSVWNNTGISVWTAVRSDKNDDESMKSLDYATSHGRKNDHINLNQEELVSASTGFITPLQCRGHPNLPMTDSKKNCHLQHHSWSKMGMQTSESCHKGQEILGQNTFRNALGESSTPLSRTPFAINSERVSADYSHMNMFGHNTLLQEKPMTVALNIDYLKTMDQAKLHLQNRKESAEFSVHNRSFPALTSFAELGNTSNSEMMRPQDLYTNESIPAMHLLRLMDSAKWSGMSLQDLPNTNHIGSCWESDLSSTGQCEKEMVGLGPRGKSNQAANPPLVVQHPNQVQHQEISCKPYRPLPRVGVYGSLLQKEISSPLDDSGTFRIGYSSKMTSLEASRKDNSELSYSANKAGVLNAQVPISRNENSESTFSVVNSNVHHVWYSMRNDITGLGISSKGAAVEPLNQHCEKEICVINRNPADFTIVDEDNEYMIASDNIWPRPTTPTVNLPSRFHPNGQRRQKVRRVAALNGLMRS from the exons ATGGAAATAAGTTCCGTAAAGGAGAGCAATTGTAGAGGGGAACCCCAGTCTAGCCTTTCACAAAAAGAACCCAGACTCATTGAAACAGCTGCAGCTGATGGTGTTCCAGGAACGGAAACTTGTGACCATTTTTCCATTCG AGGATATGTTGCTGAGATTCGTAAGAAAGATCCAAAGATATGTTGGCCATTCCCTATGTTTCATGGTCAAACATCTGATAAACATATCAGCCTCCTTCCCCCTCTACCTATGACTAAATTTAGACGGTGGAATTGCCCAAACTGTTGGCACAAAGCTGTTAATTGTGCCACAACAAGAGCAAATGAAGCTCCTCCTGATATTCAGAATGCTGAAGTAAAAAGGGGCACTGTTTTTCTCGGAAACACCTGCATGACTCCCGCCAATGATAAAGAGATGCTTCCTGGCTTTCATCaactattaaaagaaaaaattgtaGATGGACTAACTGAAGCCGGTACTTCTGTTGATGTGCCAAATCATGAATGTTGGCCATCAGCAAATTGCAACAAGAATGCAAAGAATCATCTAACGGTTGCAGCCACAGAAG GCTTGCAGGTAGCCAAAGCTAGCCAAGGTAGCTATGAAGGGATTCAGAATCCATCAAGTGACATGCTTGCTTATGTTGAGACAAAAGGTGAAGCATGCCACATgggaggaagaggagaaagaaatATGGCATCAATGGCAAACGCTTTGGAAGCTTTGTATTGTGAAGACATGGTAAATGCTAAATCAAAGGAAACTGAAATAGTCAATAGAAGTACTGATTTCAGGATGGTTACCAGTCCTGCTTGTATTGATAGTATGGTACATGGGGAGAAAGATGAACAATTGATTAGGGAAATGTGCAAGACGAAACAACAATTTAGTAAAGCAGCCAGAGAAACTGAAGCACCACTAGAAAAAAATATTGCTATGCCGCAAGTTGATTCTCAAACTGCTGTTGCAGCTCATCTCTCTGAAATGGACTCAAAGGGATTGGATGAAAACGATGATGAAACATCTGACAATAATGTAACTTTGCCTCAAGATACTGTCCAAAGTCGAAATGGTGCCATGCAAGTGGGCTTTTCTGATGGAAATCTGCAACATAAAAAGGGTAGGAAGATGCGCCTGTTAGACGAGATCATGAGAACTGAGGAGTTGGACTCTTCTGGTAAGATTGATGTTTCTGATGGTAGTGAAGATGCCAATCAAATTGAGGACAGAGTTGACAGAAGGCCACATACATTGAGCAGGAAAGATCCAGAACTTGGTCCTGAAATTCATCATACTTCCCCCAGAAAAACCAATGTGAAGTCATTCAAGGGTAAGAGGAGAtatatagattttgaaaatttagaTGATGGATCATCTCTAATGTACTGGATAAAGAAAGCTCGTAAGGAAGGCAAGATAAAGAGGAGATATAAGCACATTGATGCTGAAGCAGCTGCATCAGCTGAAAATGGTTTAGTCAATAGCCTCAAAGTATGTACGGCCAAAGAGCACAAGCAAAATGCTATTGGGATGCAAAATGCAATGCAACAGGGCTGCCTCATGCCCCAACAAGAAAATATGATTAACAAGGACATTTTTATTGTTGACGGTAAAGCAACAAAACAAGTGAATGACAAAAAAGTTCATCCTAAATTGAAAAGAACTGTAAAAGCTGGGAGGAACTTGCTTCATCATCCAGATACTTGTAGCAACACCAGTGAAAAGGTTACcttgagaaagaagaaaaagaaggagcatTATATTAACAATGAAGAACCTGGAAAGATGGACTTGCCAAAG GGGCGGAAAGAAGTTATAGAAGAGCGAGAAACCACACAGACATGTGAACAAGAAGCTTTAGATGACATCCCAATGGACATAGTTGAACTCTTGGCCAAAAATAGACGGCTGATGAATGCTAAGGCTGCTATGGTTAACACACATAGTATATTGGAAAGGACCGAAATCATGGAGGATAATCATGTTTTGGATGTCAATGAAGGCCATGGAGACAAGGTACCGGGTGCACTACATGAGAACTTTTCCCAGCAAAAATCTGTGTGGAACAATACAGGAATTAGTGTTTGGACTGCTGTCAGAAGTGACAAGAATGATGATGAAAGTATGAAATCATTGGATTATGCGACCAGCCATGGTAGAAAAAATGATCACAtaaatctaaatcaagaagagCTTGTTAGTGCCAGTACGGGATTCATAACACCTTTGCAATGTAGAGGTCATCCTAATCTTCCTATGActgattcaaaaaaaaattgccaTTTGCAACATCACAGCTGGAGCAAAATGGGGATGCAGACATCAGAATCATGCCATAAAGGTCAGGAAATTTTAGGTCAGAATACATTCAGAAATGCCCTGGGTGAGTCATCAACGCCATTAAGCAGGACACCCTTTGCTATCAATAGTGAAAGGGTTAGTGCTGATTACAGTCATATGAATATGTTTGGCCATAATACCTTACTTCAAGAAAAACCAATGACAGTTGCACTCAACATTGATTATTTGAAAACAATGGACCAGGCTAAACTTCACCTCCAGAATAGGAAAGAGAGTGCTGAATTCTCAGTTCACAACAGAAGCTTCCCGGCATTGACATCTTTTGCAGAGCTAGGAAATACATCTAATTCAGAAATGATGAGACCACAAGATCTATATACAAATGAAAGCATACCAGCAATGCATTTGCTCAGGCTGATGGATTCAGCAAAATGGTCGGGCATGTCTCTTCAAGATTTGCCAAATACAAACCATATAGGATCCTGTTGGGAGTCTGATCTTTCTTCTACTGGTCAATGTGAAAAGGAAATGGTTGGCTTAGGACCTAGAGGTAAAAGTAATCAGGCTGCAAACCCTCCATTGGTAGTTCAACATCCTAATCAAGTTCAGCATCAAGAAATTTCTTGCAAACCTTATCGTCCACTTCCAAGAGTTGGTGTATATGGGTCTTTGTTGCAGAAGGAAATATCAAGTCCTCTGGATGATTCTGGAACTTTCAGAATCGGATATTCCAGCAAAATGACATCTCTTGAAGCTAGTAGAAAGGATAATTCTGAACTTTCATACTCTGCAAATAAGGCTGGAGTACTGAATGCCCAGGTTCCTATTTCTAGAAATGAGAATTCTGAAAGCACTTTTTCTGTTGTAAATTCTAATGTGCATCATGTATGGTATTCTATGAGGAATGATATAACTGGTTTAGGGATCAGCAGTAAGGGAGCAGCAGTTGAGCCCCTGAATCAACATTGTGAAAAGGAAATATGTGTTATTAACAGAAATCCTGCTGACTTTACCATAGTAGATGAGGACAATGAATATATGATAGCGAGTGATAATATATGGCCTAGACCTACAACCCCTACTGTGAACCTACCAAGTAGATTTCATCCTAATGGACAAAGAAGGCAGAAAGTGAGGAGAGTTGCAGCTTTAAATGGGCTAATGCGAAGCTGA
- the LOC105040840 gene encoding uncharacterized protein isoform X1 codes for MMFGYKVTCLIVLVFWCFRGMEISSVKESNCRGEPQSSLSQKEPRLIETAAADGVPGTETCDHFSIRGYVAEIRKKDPKICWPFPMFHGQTSDKHISLLPPLPMTKFRRWNCPNCWHKAVNCATTRANEAPPDIQNAEVKRGTVFLGNTCMTPANDKEMLPGFHQLLKEKIVDGLTEAGTSVDVPNHECWPSANCNKNAKNHLTVAATEGLQVAKASQGSYEGIQNPSSDMLAYVETKGEACHMGGRGERNMASMANALEALYCEDMVNAKSKETEIVNRSTDFRMVTSPACIDSMVHGEKDEQLIREMCKTKQQFSKAARETEAPLEKNIAMPQVDSQTAVAAHLSEMDSKGLDENDDETSDNNVTLPQDTVQSRNGAMQVGFSDGNLQHKKGRKMRLLDEIMRTEELDSSGKIDVSDGSEDANQIEDRVDRRPHTLSRKDPELGPEIHHTSPRKTNVKSFKGKRRYIDFENLDDGSSLMYWIKKARKEGKIKRRYKHIDAEAAASAENGLVNSLKVCTAKEHKQNAIGMQNAMQQGCLMPQQENMINKDIFIVDGKATKQVNDKKVHPKLKRTVKAGRNLLHHPDTCSNTSEKVTLRKKKKKEHYINNEEPGKMDLPKGRKEVIEERETTQTCEQEALDDIPMDIVELLAKNRRLMNAKAAMVNTHSILERTEIMEDNHVLDVNEGHGDKVPGALHENFSQQKSVWNNTGISVWTAVRSDKNDDESMKSLDYATSHGRKNDHINLNQEELVSASTGFITPLQCRGHPNLPMTDSKKNCHLQHHSWSKMGMQTSESCHKGQEILGQNTFRNALGESSTPLSRTPFAINSERVSADYSHMNMFGHNTLLQEKPMTVALNIDYLKTMDQAKLHLQNRKESAEFSVHNRSFPALTSFAELGNTSNSEMMRPQDLYTNESIPAMHLLRLMDSAKWSGMSLQDLPNTNHIGSCWESDLSSTGQCEKEMVGLGPRGKSNQAANPPLVVQHPNQVQHQEISCKPYRPLPRVGVYGSLLQKEISSPLDDSGTFRIGYSSKMTSLEASRKDNSELSYSANKAGVLNAQVPISRNENSESTFSVVNSNVHHVWYSMRNDITGLGISSKGAAVEPLNQHCEKEICVINRNPADFTIVDEDNEYMIASDNIWPRPTTPTVNLPSRFHPNGQRRQKVRRVAALNGLMRS; via the exons ATGATGTTCGGTTACAAAGT GACATGCTTAATAGTGTTAGTGTTTTGGTGCTTCCGCGGGATGGAAATAAGTTCCGTAAAGGAGAGCAATTGTAGAGGGGAACCCCAGTCTAGCCTTTCACAAAAAGAACCCAGACTCATTGAAACAGCTGCAGCTGATGGTGTTCCAGGAACGGAAACTTGTGACCATTTTTCCATTCG AGGATATGTTGCTGAGATTCGTAAGAAAGATCCAAAGATATGTTGGCCATTCCCTATGTTTCATGGTCAAACATCTGATAAACATATCAGCCTCCTTCCCCCTCTACCTATGACTAAATTTAGACGGTGGAATTGCCCAAACTGTTGGCACAAAGCTGTTAATTGTGCCACAACAAGAGCAAATGAAGCTCCTCCTGATATTCAGAATGCTGAAGTAAAAAGGGGCACTGTTTTTCTCGGAAACACCTGCATGACTCCCGCCAATGATAAAGAGATGCTTCCTGGCTTTCATCaactattaaaagaaaaaattgtaGATGGACTAACTGAAGCCGGTACTTCTGTTGATGTGCCAAATCATGAATGTTGGCCATCAGCAAATTGCAACAAGAATGCAAAGAATCATCTAACGGTTGCAGCCACAGAAG GCTTGCAGGTAGCCAAAGCTAGCCAAGGTAGCTATGAAGGGATTCAGAATCCATCAAGTGACATGCTTGCTTATGTTGAGACAAAAGGTGAAGCATGCCACATgggaggaagaggagaaagaaatATGGCATCAATGGCAAACGCTTTGGAAGCTTTGTATTGTGAAGACATGGTAAATGCTAAATCAAAGGAAACTGAAATAGTCAATAGAAGTACTGATTTCAGGATGGTTACCAGTCCTGCTTGTATTGATAGTATGGTACATGGGGAGAAAGATGAACAATTGATTAGGGAAATGTGCAAGACGAAACAACAATTTAGTAAAGCAGCCAGAGAAACTGAAGCACCACTAGAAAAAAATATTGCTATGCCGCAAGTTGATTCTCAAACTGCTGTTGCAGCTCATCTCTCTGAAATGGACTCAAAGGGATTGGATGAAAACGATGATGAAACATCTGACAATAATGTAACTTTGCCTCAAGATACTGTCCAAAGTCGAAATGGTGCCATGCAAGTGGGCTTTTCTGATGGAAATCTGCAACATAAAAAGGGTAGGAAGATGCGCCTGTTAGACGAGATCATGAGAACTGAGGAGTTGGACTCTTCTGGTAAGATTGATGTTTCTGATGGTAGTGAAGATGCCAATCAAATTGAGGACAGAGTTGACAGAAGGCCACATACATTGAGCAGGAAAGATCCAGAACTTGGTCCTGAAATTCATCATACTTCCCCCAGAAAAACCAATGTGAAGTCATTCAAGGGTAAGAGGAGAtatatagattttgaaaatttagaTGATGGATCATCTCTAATGTACTGGATAAAGAAAGCTCGTAAGGAAGGCAAGATAAAGAGGAGATATAAGCACATTGATGCTGAAGCAGCTGCATCAGCTGAAAATGGTTTAGTCAATAGCCTCAAAGTATGTACGGCCAAAGAGCACAAGCAAAATGCTATTGGGATGCAAAATGCAATGCAACAGGGCTGCCTCATGCCCCAACAAGAAAATATGATTAACAAGGACATTTTTATTGTTGACGGTAAAGCAACAAAACAAGTGAATGACAAAAAAGTTCATCCTAAATTGAAAAGAACTGTAAAAGCTGGGAGGAACTTGCTTCATCATCCAGATACTTGTAGCAACACCAGTGAAAAGGTTACcttgagaaagaagaaaaagaaggagcatTATATTAACAATGAAGAACCTGGAAAGATGGACTTGCCAAAG GGGCGGAAAGAAGTTATAGAAGAGCGAGAAACCACACAGACATGTGAACAAGAAGCTTTAGATGACATCCCAATGGACATAGTTGAACTCTTGGCCAAAAATAGACGGCTGATGAATGCTAAGGCTGCTATGGTTAACACACATAGTATATTGGAAAGGACCGAAATCATGGAGGATAATCATGTTTTGGATGTCAATGAAGGCCATGGAGACAAGGTACCGGGTGCACTACATGAGAACTTTTCCCAGCAAAAATCTGTGTGGAACAATACAGGAATTAGTGTTTGGACTGCTGTCAGAAGTGACAAGAATGATGATGAAAGTATGAAATCATTGGATTATGCGACCAGCCATGGTAGAAAAAATGATCACAtaaatctaaatcaagaagagCTTGTTAGTGCCAGTACGGGATTCATAACACCTTTGCAATGTAGAGGTCATCCTAATCTTCCTATGActgattcaaaaaaaaattgccaTTTGCAACATCACAGCTGGAGCAAAATGGGGATGCAGACATCAGAATCATGCCATAAAGGTCAGGAAATTTTAGGTCAGAATACATTCAGAAATGCCCTGGGTGAGTCATCAACGCCATTAAGCAGGACACCCTTTGCTATCAATAGTGAAAGGGTTAGTGCTGATTACAGTCATATGAATATGTTTGGCCATAATACCTTACTTCAAGAAAAACCAATGACAGTTGCACTCAACATTGATTATTTGAAAACAATGGACCAGGCTAAACTTCACCTCCAGAATAGGAAAGAGAGTGCTGAATTCTCAGTTCACAACAGAAGCTTCCCGGCATTGACATCTTTTGCAGAGCTAGGAAATACATCTAATTCAGAAATGATGAGACCACAAGATCTATATACAAATGAAAGCATACCAGCAATGCATTTGCTCAGGCTGATGGATTCAGCAAAATGGTCGGGCATGTCTCTTCAAGATTTGCCAAATACAAACCATATAGGATCCTGTTGGGAGTCTGATCTTTCTTCTACTGGTCAATGTGAAAAGGAAATGGTTGGCTTAGGACCTAGAGGTAAAAGTAATCAGGCTGCAAACCCTCCATTGGTAGTTCAACATCCTAATCAAGTTCAGCATCAAGAAATTTCTTGCAAACCTTATCGTCCACTTCCAAGAGTTGGTGTATATGGGTCTTTGTTGCAGAAGGAAATATCAAGTCCTCTGGATGATTCTGGAACTTTCAGAATCGGATATTCCAGCAAAATGACATCTCTTGAAGCTAGTAGAAAGGATAATTCTGAACTTTCATACTCTGCAAATAAGGCTGGAGTACTGAATGCCCAGGTTCCTATTTCTAGAAATGAGAATTCTGAAAGCACTTTTTCTGTTGTAAATTCTAATGTGCATCATGTATGGTATTCTATGAGGAATGATATAACTGGTTTAGGGATCAGCAGTAAGGGAGCAGCAGTTGAGCCCCTGAATCAACATTGTGAAAAGGAAATATGTGTTATTAACAGAAATCCTGCTGACTTTACCATAGTAGATGAGGACAATGAATATATGATAGCGAGTGATAATATATGGCCTAGACCTACAACCCCTACTGTGAACCTACCAAGTAGATTTCATCCTAATGGACAAAGAAGGCAGAAAGTGAGGAGAGTTGCAGCTTTAAATGGGCTAATGCGAAGCTGA
- the LOC105040839 gene encoding probable plastidic glucose transporter 2, with translation MRWKFNSSVHKRMQSRELVGAMDRDDESPVRLSNSTGQENGSPSWKNSLPHVCVATISSFLFGYHLSVVNEPLESISMDLGFAGNVLAEGLVVSMCLGGALVGCLFSGSIADGIGRCRAFQLAALPMIAGACISASTTSLEGMLLGRFLVGTGMGIGPPVASLYVTEVSPPSVRGTYGSFIQIATCLGLIASLFIGIPVKEVVGWWRVCFWVSAAPAALLALCMEFCAESPHWLYKRGRIGEAEVEFERLLGGPYVKSALAELSRSDKGDDAEGVKYSELLYGRHFRVVFIGTTLFALQQLSGINAVFYFSSTVFKSAGVPSDIANICVGLANLSGSIVAMLLMDKLGRKVLLLGSFIGMAAAMGLQAGAASFHHLGSGRLYLSVGGMLLFVLAFSLGAGPVPGLLLPEIFPNRIRAKAMALCMSVHWVVNFFVGLLFLQMLEQLGPQVLYSMFASFCLIAAIFVQRNVVETKGKSLQEIEIALLPPQ, from the exons ATGAGGTGGAAGTTTAATTCTTCCGTCCACAAGCGGATGCAATCCAGGGAGCTTGTAGGCgccatggatcgagatgacgagaGTCCAG TTCGATTGTCGAATTCTACTGGGCAGGAGAATGGCAGTCCCTCGTGGAAAAACTCGTTGCCACATGTGTGCGTGGCCACCATCTCGTCTTTCTTGTTTGGCTACCACCTCAG TGTTGTTAATGAACCTCTTGAAAGCATTTCTATGGATCTTGGTTTTGCTGGGAATGTGTTGGCAGAAG GGCTTGTGGTGAGCATGTGTTTGGGTGGTGCTCTTGTTGGGTGTTTATTTAGTGGGTCGATTGCAGATGGGATTGGGCGGTGCAGGGCTTTCCAGTTGGCTGCGTTGCCCATGATCGCTGGAGCTTGTATAAG TGCTTCAACGACCAGTTTGGAGGGTATGCTTCTTGGTAGATTCTTGGTTGGAACAGGGATGGGTATAGGTCCGCCTGTAGCTTCCCTCTATGTAACAGAG GTTTCTCCTCCTTCTGTGAGGGGTACGTATGGTAGTTTCATTCAGATTGCAACATGTCTTGGACTTATAGCATCTCTCTTTATTGGCATCCCAGTGAAAGAAGTCGTGGGTTG GTGGCGAGTGTGCTTTTGGGTGTCTGCTGCTCCTGCTGCTTTACTTGCTCTCTGCATGGAATTCTGTGCTGAAAGTCCGCATTGGCTCTATAAG CGTGGAAGAATTGGTGAAGCAGAAGTTGAATTCGAGAGACTTTTAGGAGGACCTTATGTCAAATCAGCATTAGCAGAATTATCACGTTCGGACAAAGGCGATGATGCAGAGGGTGTTAAGTATTCAGAATTGTTATATGGCCGTCATTTTAGAG TTGTTTTTATTGGAACTACGCTGTTTGCTTTACAACAGTTATCAGGCATAAATGCTGTATTCTATTTCTCTTCAACCGTGTTTAAAAGCGCGGGGGTGCCCTCAGACATTGCTAATATATGTGTGGGTTTAGCTAATTTATCAG gttCAATTGTTGCAATGCTTTTGATGGACAAACTAGGAAGGAAGGTTCTACTGTTAGGGAGCTTTATTGGCATG GCTGCAGCAATGGGTCTGCAGGCTGGTGCAGCAAGTTTTCACCACCTAGGTTCTGGGAGGTTGTATCTCTCTGTTGGTGGAATGTTGTT ATTTGTCTTGGCATTTTCATTGGGAGCTGGCCCTGTTCCTGGTCTTCTTTTGCCTGAAATCTTTCCCAACAGGATTCGGGCAAAAGCTATGGCTTTATGCATGTCTGTGCATTGG GTGGTGAATTTTTTTGTTGGTCTGCTATTCTTGCAAATGTTGGAGCAACTGGGACCGCAGGTTTTGTACTCAATGTTTGCATCCTTTTGCTTGATAGCAGCAATATTCGTGCAGAGGAACGTGGTGGAAACAAAAGGCAAGTCACTCCAGGAAATCGAAATAGCTCTACTACCGCCTCAGTAA